In the Brucella anthropi ATCC 49188 genome, one interval contains:
- the drt3b gene encoding antiviral reverse transcriptase Drt3b yields MSKGKRETVRFRRGDYWRAVLSDTTPAELPIVVSNDGFYRNLHKLDKLGSLAKSLVERLVIPAAKGKEFTIPYNFKIVKDEKSARRLSLPHPRSQAEICLFYKNNTALILHYCSTGDLSIRRPTRDAAKYYISNPRENDSSYKSDKVTTLNVELLEKNPASYYSYSGFNRLHQFFNSRHYNTLERKFSTLASFDIARCFDSVYTHSIAWATKSKEEAKETAHSATFGGMFDRLMQSLNYNETNGIVVGPEVSRIFAEIILNKIDSNLVQRLQDLSLIKDIDYSCYRYVDNYYVFCNENSVLEKIKSELQECLDQFKLSLNDAKTEIISRPFFTRKSMAIYEADQLIKTHFDSLTEVIITDEYRILTAKEIFRVSSLVKKFTTDLRKACHISNVTYDALSSYILAAVKIRVSDIIDECSREDIPINDSYIDSATIFIEYSLEVAFHLFSLNPTVSASLNLAHLIIRSGDFLKERRPEVFRKLREHIQLWVVQLSTSASFSKVVGRQHVTHVEILNILIALKSYEFDGKFYQEILTRSSGSQKSISYFDVVTKLFIFGGDSKYDSVRKEIFYRAFEYIIEKPVLRECSERTHLLLDLLSCPYVNKVERQKMLRKFIEAFNKAQAESGSGKTISVPTNADLAELVTEFEATPWFTSWDSVSLLRLIEKKKLKEVYP; encoded by the coding sequence ATGTCTAAGGGTAAGCGTGAGACCGTTAGATTTCGACGTGGGGATTATTGGAGGGCGGTTCTAAGCGATACGACCCCTGCGGAATTGCCGATTGTCGTTAGCAACGATGGCTTTTACAGAAACCTTCATAAGCTCGACAAACTTGGTAGTCTCGCAAAAAGCCTCGTTGAGCGGCTAGTTATACCGGCGGCGAAAGGGAAAGAGTTTACGATTCCCTACAATTTCAAAATCGTTAAGGATGAGAAGTCTGCGCGTCGTTTAAGCTTACCTCATCCAAGGTCTCAGGCAGAGATTTGCCTGTTCTATAAAAATAATACAGCGCTGATACTTCATTATTGCAGTACCGGCGATTTGTCTATACGTAGACCTACTCGTGATGCAGCAAAATATTATATATCAAACCCAAGAGAAAATGATAGTTCATATAAATCTGATAAGGTAACAACATTAAATGTTGAGCTATTAGAAAAGAATCCTGCGAGCTATTACTCGTACTCAGGATTCAATAGACTCCACCAGTTTTTTAACTCACGCCATTACAATACACTGGAAAGGAAATTCTCTACGCTTGCATCTTTCGATATTGCCCGGTGTTTTGATAGTGTTTACACACATTCTATAGCATGGGCAACCAAATCAAAGGAGGAGGCAAAGGAGACGGCGCATTCTGCAACATTCGGTGGAATGTTTGACCGACTTATGCAATCTTTAAACTATAATGAGACTAATGGAATTGTAGTTGGACCCGAAGTTAGCAGGATTTTTGCCGAAATAATACTTAACAAGATTGACAGCAACTTGGTTCAAAGGTTGCAAGATTTATCTCTTATCAAAGATATTGACTATTCATGCTATAGATATGTTGATAATTACTATGTATTTTGTAATGAAAACTCCGTTCTGGAGAAAATAAAATCGGAACTTCAAGAATGTTTGGACCAGTTCAAGCTTAGTTTGAATGATGCAAAAACCGAAATAATATCAAGACCTTTCTTCACTCGAAAATCGATGGCGATTTATGAAGCAGACCAGCTAATAAAAACGCACTTTGATTCTTTGACGGAAGTAATAATAACGGACGAATATAGAATCCTTACAGCTAAAGAAATATTTAGGGTGTCAAGCTTGGTAAAGAAATTCACTACCGACTTGCGCAAGGCATGCCATATATCGAATGTTACGTATGATGCGTTGTCGAGTTATATACTTGCAGCAGTCAAAATTAGGGTAAGTGATATAATCGATGAATGCTCTAGAGAAGATATTCCGATAAATGACTCCTATATAGATAGTGCAACAATATTCATTGAATATTCGTTGGAGGTGGCTTTTCACTTGTTTTCATTAAATCCAACTGTTTCTGCATCTTTGAATCTCGCTCACCTCATCATTCGAAGTGGAGATTTCCTCAAGGAACGAAGGCCGGAAGTTTTCAGAAAACTTCGAGAGCACATTCAGCTCTGGGTAGTTCAGTTGAGCACTTCCGCTTCTTTTTCCAAAGTGGTCGGACGACAACATGTAACCCATGTAGAAATCCTCAACATATTGATCGCATTGAAAAGTTACGAGTTTGATGGAAAATTTTATCAAGAAATTTTGACGCGCAGTTCTGGAAGCCAAAAATCAATCAGCTATTTCGACGTAGTAACAAAGCTTTTTATTTTTGGTGGTGATTCGAAGTACGATTCGGTGAGGAAGGAAATATTTTACAGAGCATTTGAGTATATAATCGAGAAGCCGGTGCTCCGAGAGTGCTCCGAACGCACACACCTTTTGCTCGATCTTTTGTCCTGTCCGTATGTCAACAAAGTGGAACGGCAAAAAATGCTAAGAAAGTTTATCGAAGCATTTAACAAAGCTCAGGCCGAGAGTGGGAGCGGTAAGACAATTTCCGTTCCTACGAACGCCGATTTAGCTGAATTAGTCACGGAATTCGAGGCGACTCCTTGGTTTACGAGTTGGGACAGTGTGAGCTTGCTCCGATTGATCGAAAAAAAGAAATTGAAGGAAGTTTATCCTTGA
- a CDS encoding SlyX family protein, whose protein sequence is MTPDQRLTELEIRVAEQEKTIDELSSVLAEQWKTIDRLSKKLGALTDRFLELEEQTAPDVPVTKPPHW, encoded by the coding sequence ATGACACCGGACCAGCGCCTGACCGAGCTCGAAATTCGCGTAGCCGAACAGGAAAAGACAATCGACGAGTTGTCATCCGTTCTGGCCGAACAATGGAAAACCATAGACCGGCTTTCCAAGAAGCTCGGCGCGTTGACCGACCGCTTTCTGGAACTGGAAGAACAGACTGCTCCGGACGTACCGGTCACCAAACCACCGCACTGGTAA
- the drt3a gene encoding antiviral reverse transcriptase Drt3a — protein sequence MYDASFSARSLMYVFRKQDYRSYDIKNIEEVKVRLLQAENYTKSIESSLKFNIAHTKGRALYFPQDYETEIIIRKANTNIKKILGINPVSRNDIIRHLKEILREGVPYVIGRYDIKRFYDNIKISALNQNLDESLSTTYDTRRLVSGFLSSHEALYSSGLPTGISLSATLSELYLRNFDRGIKALPWVRYFARYVDDIIIIAEPRTTAQLMESALISGLPDGLALNSGKDKRYFRKLERDFGGAGPEADFDYLGYRFKVDKILKKSSDCGTLASRKVTVDISEKKVKIRKTRFIYAVHKYLADANFQDLKNRFRILNSGHIYYDKTKNRYRRTGIMYSYPLIDFPSSSLNSIEKLYRTIFTKRYGPICSLLSHSPLSRSERKYFLSHSLEKTVREGVHIDLKPAEVVRLMECWKHV from the coding sequence ATGTATGATGCAAGCTTTAGCGCTCGCTCATTGATGTATGTGTTCAGGAAGCAAGATTATCGATCTTATGATATTAAGAATATCGAAGAAGTAAAAGTTCGCCTTTTGCAGGCGGAAAACTATACTAAATCAATAGAATCGAGCTTGAAATTCAATATTGCACATACGAAGGGACGAGCTTTATATTTCCCGCAGGATTATGAGACAGAGATAATAATCAGAAAAGCTAATACCAATATCAAAAAAATACTTGGGATTAATCCAGTATCTAGAAACGATATAATTCGCCATTTGAAAGAAATTCTTCGGGAGGGAGTGCCGTACGTCATCGGACGTTATGATATTAAGCGCTTTTACGATAATATAAAAATATCCGCACTAAACCAGAATTTAGACGAAAGTTTATCGACTACTTACGATACAAGGCGTCTCGTTTCAGGTTTTTTATCTAGTCATGAAGCCTTGTATTCTAGCGGCCTTCCAACCGGAATTTCTTTGAGTGCAACTCTTTCCGAACTATATCTACGAAATTTTGATCGTGGCATCAAAGCTTTACCTTGGGTCCGATACTTCGCACGATACGTTGACGATATAATAATAATCGCGGAACCCAGAACTACTGCTCAGTTAATGGAAAGCGCACTTATAAGTGGTTTGCCAGACGGCCTCGCTTTGAATAGTGGAAAAGACAAGAGGTATTTCCGCAAACTCGAACGAGATTTCGGCGGAGCTGGTCCGGAGGCGGATTTCGATTACCTGGGCTACCGATTCAAAGTCGACAAGATTCTGAAAAAATCAAGTGACTGCGGCACTCTGGCTTCACGAAAAGTCACAGTCGATATAAGTGAGAAGAAAGTTAAAATAAGAAAAACTAGGTTTATCTACGCCGTTCATAAATATCTTGCGGACGCCAATTTTCAAGATTTAAAGAACCGATTTCGAATTTTGAACTCTGGTCATATATACTATGATAAAACTAAGAATCGATATCGTCGAACTGGAATTATGTACTCATATCCACTCATAGATTTCCCTTCCAGTTCGCTGAATTCAATTGAAAAGTTGTATAGAACAATCTTTACCAAGCGGTACGGCCCAATTTGCTCCTTGCTCTCACATAGCCCTCTAAGCAGAAGCGAAAGAAAGTATTTTCTATCTCATTCTTTAGAAAAGACGGTCAGAGAAGGGGTTCACATAGACCTAAAACCTGCAGAGGTTGTGCGTTTAATGGAGTGTTGGAAGCATGTCTAA
- a CDS encoding helix-turn-helix domain-containing protein: MDILEQLAFNLRRIRVANGISQDELALMSNVERAYVGHIERGKKNPTVITLDKLATALNCHIADFFAEIEEESENPTLPRGRKGNGEKGLR, encoded by the coding sequence ATGGATATTCTCGAACAGCTTGCTTTCAATTTGCGCCGTATCAGGGTCGCTAACGGTATTTCTCAGGATGAGTTGGCGCTCATGTCCAACGTTGAGCGCGCATATGTCGGCCATATTGAGCGTGGCAAGAAAAACCCAACAGTGATCACCTTGGACAAGCTGGCCACGGCATTGAACTGCCATATCGCAGACTTTTTCGCAGAAATTGAGGAAGAGTCAGAAAATCCAACTCTTCCACGAGGCCGTAAGGGAAATGGAGAGAAAGGGCTCCGCTAA
- a CDS encoding DUF6538 domain-containing protein, whose amino-acid sequence MNKIEFPVKGLYCRNGVYYFRKVIPTKFRKSGYPSEIVLSLKTRDESIALARYADAKSSAEEELMAMRRGDYAPASSIDFSKSQQRASAQGRVLQDIRSLISDPISVRETVQALKGIKRVTTGAVKSFLCKNNNEPRINDLPSFYEKSRNYELKSLNPREYARKIDPLKNACKQLVSHLGDNKKISDLTKVDAKSFYDFLRDRIYNDEITANTANKYLTHLRVLLNEYYKEIDLDTNCVFSRMHFKQNKNRRSAFNISHIKKEWIESDALSPLNDDLRFIVLAMIDSGCNFKELCGIDPEQDIHLQAEIPHIILRDNKYRKLKTPFRERRIPLVGLALEAFRNCPNGFTRYRDANGPTNASAAINKFLKDNKLFENDDQSAYSIRHCFKDRMREHSIPAEMQDFFMGHKSPGMGPNYGNGYTLKKLQEALEPLAADLK is encoded by the coding sequence ATGAATAAAATTGAATTCCCTGTGAAGGGCCTGTATTGTCGAAATGGCGTTTATTACTTCCGGAAGGTCATCCCGACAAAATTCCGGAAGTCCGGATATCCTTCAGAAATAGTGCTTTCCCTAAAAACCCGTGATGAAAGCATTGCTTTGGCTCGTTATGCCGATGCGAAATCGTCCGCTGAAGAAGAACTTATGGCGATGCGTCGTGGCGATTATGCTCCGGCGAGCAGCATTGATTTTTCCAAATCACAACAGCGGGCGAGCGCACAAGGAAGAGTACTTCAAGACATTCGTAGTTTGATCTCTGACCCGATTTCAGTCAGGGAAACCGTACAAGCCCTGAAGGGTATAAAGCGGGTTACCACGGGCGCAGTGAAGAGTTTTCTATGTAAAAACAACAACGAACCGAGAATTAATGACTTACCATCCTTCTACGAGAAATCTCGTAACTATGAACTCAAGTCATTAAATCCGCGCGAGTATGCACGGAAAATCGACCCGCTTAAGAACGCATGTAAACAGCTTGTTTCACATCTGGGTGATAACAAGAAAATTAGCGATCTAACGAAAGTGGATGCGAAATCATTTTACGATTTTCTACGCGATAGAATTTACAATGATGAAATCACTGCCAATACCGCAAACAAATACCTCACGCACCTACGTGTATTGCTTAATGAATATTACAAGGAGATAGATTTGGATACTAACTGTGTATTTTCAAGAATGCATTTTAAGCAAAACAAGAACCGGCGATCAGCTTTCAATATTTCCCACATCAAGAAAGAATGGATTGAAAGTGACGCTCTATCTCCCCTCAATGACGACTTGAGGTTCATTGTGCTCGCAATGATCGACAGTGGCTGCAACTTCAAGGAGTTGTGCGGAATAGACCCTGAGCAAGACATCCATCTGCAAGCTGAAATTCCGCATATCATTCTTCGAGATAACAAATACCGAAAGCTGAAAACTCCCTTCCGCGAACGACGTATCCCGTTGGTTGGTCTTGCACTGGAAGCGTTTCGAAACTGTCCTAACGGCTTTACCCGATATCGGGACGCGAACGGCCCTACCAATGCATCTGCTGCAATCAATAAGTTCCTTAAGGACAACAAGCTGTTTGAGAATGATGACCAGTCTGCCTATAGCATCCGCCATTGCTTCAAGGACCGCATGAGGGAGCATAGCATTCCCGCAGAAATGCAAGATTTCTTTATGGGGCACAAATCGCCCGGAATGGGCCCGAACTATGGGAACGGCTATACGTTGAAAAAACTTCAAGAAGCGTTGGAGCCTCTTGCAGCCGACTTAAAGTAA
- the msrA gene encoding peptide-methionine (S)-S-oxide reductase MsrA, producing the protein MSFLDSYRKKTQMPSTDEALPGRAQPIPTSTTHFVNGRPLKGPWPEGYKQVLFGMGCFWGAERLFWQVPGVYVTAVGYAGGVTPNPTYEETCTGLTGHAEVVLVVYDPKVVSLDELLTLFWEEHDPTQGMRQGNDIGTTYRSVIYTFDKTDRDVAEKSREAYSQALAGRGLGPITTEIEDAPELYYAEDYHQQYLAKNPNGYCGLRGTGVSCPIPLAQ; encoded by the coding sequence ATGAGTTTCTTGGACAGCTATCGCAAGAAGACGCAGATGCCTTCGACGGACGAAGCTTTGCCGGGACGCGCGCAACCGATCCCGACATCTACGACCCACTTCGTCAATGGTCGTCCGCTGAAAGGACCATGGCCGGAAGGCTATAAGCAGGTTCTGTTCGGAATGGGATGCTTCTGGGGTGCCGAGCGCCTGTTCTGGCAGGTGCCAGGCGTATATGTAACGGCTGTCGGTTATGCGGGCGGGGTCACACCCAACCCCACCTATGAGGAAACCTGCACGGGGCTGACCGGCCATGCGGAAGTTGTGCTGGTCGTTTACGATCCGAAGGTGGTGAGCCTTGACGAGCTGCTGACCCTTTTCTGGGAGGAGCATGATCCGACGCAGGGCATGCGGCAGGGCAACGATATCGGTACGACCTATCGTTCAGTCATCTATACTTTCGACAAGACAGATCGTGATGTGGCGGAAAAGAGCCGGGAAGCCTATTCGCAGGCGCTTGCCGGTCGTGGTCTCGGTCCGATCACCACGGAAATCGAGGATGCGCCGGAGCTCTATTATGCCGAGGATTATCACCAGCAATATCTGGCGAAGAACCCGAACGGTTATTGCGGATTGCGCGGCACTGGCGTGAGCTGCCCGATCCCGCTGGCACAATAA
- a CDS encoding DUF7424 family protein, protein MLKKIAGFCLASVALIGCDQNVSTTLYVRDVQEMLAKSEPSQIPVDISIEVLESGLAQRCSKPEGQELVEAVASVFEQASLVACEKVSGSLNDRMTIKATTLLFYAKPEEPMKSNYLLAFEAFRLENGTPSVAVTFNAEKYEDIQKRIRRVNTMASIKLSDASISVVVNNDLREPAPVIFSRGVFVDGKPADQPLQLQLNPRQEASVKLGDVKLAYLAQSGSALIFGLEQPQQQSTSN, encoded by the coding sequence ATGCTGAAGAAAATTGCAGGCTTTTGCCTTGCCTCCGTGGCTTTGATCGGTTGCGATCAAAATGTTTCAACCACCCTTTACGTTCGAGACGTTCAGGAAATGTTGGCTAAATCTGAGCCTTCTCAAATTCCGGTCGATATTTCTATCGAGGTTCTGGAATCCGGACTGGCTCAAAGGTGTTCCAAGCCGGAGGGACAGGAACTGGTTGAAGCTGTTGCGTCCGTTTTTGAACAAGCATCGCTGGTTGCATGCGAGAAGGTCTCTGGAAGCCTCAATGACCGGATGACGATCAAGGCTACGACGCTGCTTTTCTACGCCAAGCCGGAAGAACCTATGAAAAGCAACTATCTTCTGGCCTTTGAAGCGTTCAGGCTGGAAAATGGAACCCCCTCGGTGGCTGTTACATTCAACGCCGAGAAATATGAGGACATCCAGAAGCGAATTCGCCGTGTGAACACCATGGCCAGCATAAAGCTGTCGGATGCCTCCATCTCCGTTGTGGTCAACAACGATCTTCGAGAACCTGCACCAGTGATTTTTTCACGTGGTGTCTTTGTAGATGGAAAGCCTGCTGATCAGCCTCTGCAATTACAGCTAAATCCGCGTCAGGAAGCCAGTGTGAAGCTTGGCGACGTCAAGCTGGCGTATCTTGCGCAAAGCGGCTCAGCACTCATCTTCGGGTTAGAGCAGCCGCAACAGCAATCGACATCAAACTAA
- a CDS encoding recombinase family protein: protein MFLRAYLRASTKEQDANRAKDDLITFAKERGLKIAAFYTENESGASLDRPELFRLLSDSQPGDVLLIEQVDRLSRLNSADWQKLKAEIRIKQIRVVALDLPTSWTMASENTDEFTLRMFEAINSMLLDMIAAIARKDYDDRRRRQKQGIDKAKADGKYKGRPENKSRNAALLKMLEGGQSWNSIIAATGCSRSTLSKLRKTSATE from the coding sequence ATGTTTCTACGCGCCTATCTGAGAGCATCAACAAAAGAACAAGACGCCAATCGGGCAAAGGACGATCTGATTACCTTTGCTAAAGAGCGTGGTTTGAAGATCGCGGCCTTCTATACCGAAAACGAGAGCGGTGCTTCCCTTGATCGCCCGGAATTGTTCCGCCTGCTCTCTGATAGTCAACCCGGCGATGTACTCTTAATTGAGCAGGTGGACCGGTTGAGCCGTTTGAACTCTGCCGACTGGCAAAAGCTGAAGGCGGAAATTAGAATAAAACAAATTCGCGTCGTTGCGCTTGACCTTCCTACCTCATGGACAATGGCTTCCGAAAATACGGATGAATTTACACTTCGGATGTTCGAGGCGATCAACAGCATGTTGCTCGATATGATCGCTGCCATCGCTCGAAAAGATTACGATGATCGCAGACGGCGACAAAAGCAGGGAATTGATAAGGCTAAGGCCGATGGAAAATATAAAGGCAGGCCGGAAAACAAGTCGCGGAATGCAGCGCTTCTGAAGATGCTGGAGGGCGGCCAAAGCTGGAATAGCATAATTGCCGCAACCGGCTGTAGCCGCTCAACCCTTTCAAAGTTGCGAAAGACCAGCGCGACCGAGTAA
- a CDS encoding GGDEF domain-containing protein, translating into MKFVPPLVVLLFAATMLGIWMLDTKRRHLLLFGLSFASFAFGLLVPISLVSDRLALTSPIATTFHFLGGWLLCEGVMIRMGGRYSRLASGLIGLGLLGAMAYFIANDTSYSRIAPTVQLALGSLVAVLCIQARNLARRSWIERVLFGALLLLMVHFYAQAGMALGLPADITRPSELIHSRYWQGIMIFGAFAGVFAGLVLLVVTTSDVVKELQAERDSDPLTGVLNRRGLERHATMRLAEAQRGDHGVIIADIDHFKSINDELGHATGDQVLVEFACILQTVAANTTIVGRVGGEEFVLLVQGDAETCERLGDRLCGRVARHSFPMLPADRRMTCSFGIAMVRGAETLWETAARADLALMRVKHRGRNRVAVEGLEFPSAKQGAYLLTA; encoded by the coding sequence GTGAAGTTTGTGCCGCCGCTGGTAGTATTGCTGTTTGCTGCGACGATGTTAGGCATTTGGATGCTCGACACGAAGCGCAGGCATCTTTTGCTTTTCGGCCTGAGCTTCGCCAGTTTTGCTTTCGGGCTTCTGGTTCCTATCTCGCTGGTCTCGGACCGCCTGGCCCTGACCTCGCCGATTGCCACGACTTTCCATTTTCTGGGCGGCTGGCTGCTTTGCGAGGGTGTAATGATACGCATGGGCGGACGTTATTCCCGCCTTGCATCAGGCCTGATCGGGCTCGGTCTTCTTGGAGCCATGGCCTATTTCATTGCGAATGATACGAGCTATTCGCGGATTGCGCCCACTGTCCAACTGGCTCTGGGCAGTCTGGTGGCCGTGCTTTGCATTCAGGCGCGCAATCTTGCACGCCGAAGCTGGATTGAGCGCGTGCTGTTTGGTGCATTGTTGTTGTTGATGGTGCATTTCTATGCACAGGCTGGAATGGCGCTTGGGCTCCCCGCCGACATCACGCGGCCGTCAGAACTCATTCATTCGCGCTATTGGCAGGGCATCATGATATTCGGTGCCTTTGCGGGTGTCTTTGCCGGTCTGGTTCTTCTGGTGGTGACGACTTCGGATGTGGTCAAGGAATTGCAGGCAGAGCGTGACTCCGATCCGCTGACCGGTGTTCTCAATCGTCGCGGCCTTGAGCGTCATGCGACTATGCGTTTGGCCGAGGCCCAGCGTGGTGATCATGGGGTCATTATCGCGGATATAGATCACTTCAAGTCGATCAATGACGAGCTGGGTCATGCAACTGGCGATCAGGTGCTGGTTGAGTTTGCCTGCATTCTGCAAACAGTGGCAGCAAATACAACGATTGTCGGTCGCGTCGGTGGCGAAGAATTTGTTCTTCTGGTCCAGGGGGATGCCGAAACATGTGAGCGACTGGGCGATAGGCTTTGCGGGCGCGTGGCCCGACACAGTTTTCCCATGTTGCCTGCAGACCGCCGGATGACATGCAGTTTCGGCATCGCCATGGTGCGCGGCGCTGAAACATTATGGGAAACAGCAGCACGTGCCGATCTTGCCCTGATGCGGGTAAAGCACCGTGGACGCAATCGCGTTGCGGTGGAGGGGCTGGAATTCCCGAGCGCCAAACAGGGCGCTTATCTGCTGACCGCTTGA
- the gst gene encoding glutathione transferase, which translates to MKLYYKVGACSLAPHIILSEAGLPYELEAVDLKAKKTADGGDYFAVNPRGAVPALEVKPGTVITQNAAILQYIGDHSDVAAFKPAYGSIERARLQEALGFCSDLHAAFSGLFAPNLSEEARAGVIVNINRRLGQFEAMLSDKNPYWLGDDFTQPDAYASVIIGWGVGQKLDLSAYPKALKLRERVLARPNVQKAFKEEGLN; encoded by the coding sequence ATGAAGCTTTACTACAAGGTCGGCGCTTGTTCGCTCGCACCCCACATCATTCTGAGCGAGGCGGGCCTGCCTTATGAGCTGGAGGCCGTGGATCTCAAGGCCAAGAAGACAGCGGACGGTGGCGACTATTTTGCAGTCAATCCGCGCGGCGCGGTTCCGGCGCTGGAAGTGAAGCCCGGCACTGTCATCACGCAGAACGCGGCAATTCTCCAATATATCGGTGATCATTCCGACGTTGCGGCATTCAAGCCCGCCTATGGTTCAATCGAACGCGCACGCCTGCAGGAAGCGCTGGGCTTCTGTTCGGATTTGCATGCGGCCTTTAGCGGCCTGTTCGCGCCCAACCTGAGCGAGGAAGCGAGGGCGGGCGTCATCGTCAACATCAATCGTCGTCTGGGTCAGTTCGAAGCCATGCTGTCGGACAAGAACCCCTACTGGCTTGGCGATGACTTCACTCAACCAGATGCTTATGCGTCGGTGATCATCGGTTGGGGCGTTGGTCAAAAGCTCGATTTGAGCGCCTATCCCAAGGCGCTGAAACTGCGCGAACGTGTGCTGGCCCGCCCAAACGTGCAGAAGGCATTCAAGGAAGAAGGCCTGAACTAA
- a CDS encoding DUF2778 domain-containing protein — MACVTEVYGYAAPRSNGIRLPLGFKGFTRVAIFAATGLVAGSWMMTALGTLETVVPAFAPVAPIMRRVSLTAPQALAVVDHKIAPSRRIRQSFIDAYTADAAYSNLDWHRAKNVNDQPIIADIGPDSVIEDKPVDTASLIELRADRVRRDEPVVASVEQEQPAATAGVTVAAYAPVPTAPNTAAAFNKIDPLSQAEEMDAAERQAHLPTGNAVPVPQLAPDQKTDMAAEDEASRDAFLPDDVPLPGAKPSLRRSRMHEKTELAYAPESGATEEPRPGLFSPLLNQAARSKVAIYDISAATVYLPSGERLEAHSGLGPMRDNPRYVNQKNRGPTPPHTYDLRMREALFHGVEAIRLTPVDGNNRYNRDGLLAHTFMLGRRGDSNGCVVFKDYPRFLRAFKRGEFNKMVVVTRMQSSKPARIASLF, encoded by the coding sequence ATGGCGTGTGTAACAGAAGTGTATGGCTACGCAGCTCCGCGCAGCAACGGCATCAGACTTCCGCTCGGTTTCAAAGGTTTTACGCGCGTTGCGATTTTCGCTGCGACGGGACTTGTGGCCGGAAGCTGGATGATGACCGCGCTCGGCACGCTGGAAACGGTCGTGCCGGCCTTTGCGCCTGTCGCCCCGATCATGCGCCGTGTTTCCCTGACCGCGCCGCAGGCACTTGCCGTCGTTGATCACAAGATCGCGCCATCGCGGCGGATCAGGCAGAGCTTCATCGATGCCTACACTGCTGATGCGGCCTATTCCAACCTCGACTGGCACCGGGCCAAAAACGTAAACGATCAGCCGATCATTGCTGACATCGGTCCCGATTCCGTGATCGAGGACAAGCCTGTCGATACGGCATCCCTCATCGAATTGCGTGCTGATCGCGTCAGGCGCGACGAGCCTGTTGTGGCGAGTGTCGAGCAAGAGCAACCTGCCGCGACGGCTGGCGTGACTGTGGCTGCCTATGCGCCAGTGCCGACTGCACCGAACACTGCGGCGGCCTTCAACAAGATTGATCCGCTTTCGCAAGCTGAAGAAATGGATGCCGCTGAAAGGCAGGCACATCTTCCTACCGGCAATGCGGTTCCCGTTCCGCAGCTTGCTCCGGATCAGAAAACCGACATGGCCGCAGAGGATGAAGCCAGCCGGGATGCATTCCTGCCCGATGATGTGCCGCTGCCGGGCGCGAAGCCGTCGCTGCGCCGCTCCCGCATGCATGAGAAGACCGAACTCGCCTATGCGCCGGAAAGCGGTGCAACCGAAGAACCGCGCCCCGGCCTGTTCAGCCCACTTCTCAATCAGGCTGCACGCAGCAAGGTTGCTATCTACGATATTTCTGCAGCCACTGTTTACCTGCCGAGCGGCGAGCGCCTTGAAGCCCATTCCGGTCTCGGTCCGATGCGCGACAATCCGCGTTATGTGAACCAGAAAAACCGCGGGCCAACGCCGCCACATACCTATGATCTGCGCATGCGCGAGGCCTTGTTCCATGGCGTCGAGGCGATCCGCCTCACGCCTGTCGACGGCAACAACCGCTATAATCGCGATGGCCTTCTGGCGCATACTTTCATGCTGGGGCGCCGTGGCGATTCCAATGGTTGTGTCGTGTTCAAGGACTATCCGCGCTTCCTGCGCGCCTTCAAGCGCGGCGAGTTCAACAAGATGGTTGTGGTGACACGAATGCAGTCTTCGAAGCCTGCGCGGATCGCATCGCTTTTCTGA
- a CDS encoding GNAT family N-acetyltransferase translates to MLQIASLADRPDLVPICAAWNHAEWGEFSGSTLEQTVKAFNDISREDDGQVARVALWNEQPAGLALLIHNDLETHPHLKPWVASVFVAPDYRSKGIAKGLVDAIEDAARELGYAEAYLYTDKPDLYRQIGWSDFEHLEGDYAGMLIMKKKIAR, encoded by the coding sequence ATGCTTCAGATTGCCTCCCTCGCCGACCGCCCCGATCTCGTGCCCATTTGTGCCGCGTGGAACCATGCGGAATGGGGTGAATTTAGCGGCTCCACCCTCGAACAGACCGTCAAGGCTTTTAACGACATCTCCCGCGAAGACGATGGACAGGTGGCGCGAGTTGCCCTCTGGAACGAACAACCCGCCGGTCTTGCCCTTCTGATCCACAACGATCTGGAAACACATCCGCATCTGAAGCCATGGGTGGCAAGTGTGTTCGTCGCGCCTGACTATCGCAGTAAAGGCATTGCCAAAGGTTTGGTTGACGCCATCGAGGATGCCGCGCGGGAACTCGGCTATGCGGAAGCTTATCTTTACACAGACAAGCCCGACCTTTACCGCCAGATCGGCTGGAGCGATTTCGAGCATCTGGAAGGCGACTATGCCGGGATGCTGATCATGAAAAAGAAAATCGCGCGGTAA